A window of Halostagnicola kamekurae contains these coding sequences:
- a CDS encoding type IV secretory system conjugative DNA transfer family protein: MVFDRFFGHGGEDSSDAQSSESPSGDEASGDDQTENTKSTRLSSAKQSAAGEQYQIADQDTTRVGGKPILTDTANEGTVAGPYVREMFEAEMYNAPAPLWVGYTEDPQTGFREAPLRFDSLFRHNWIAGTTGYGKTTQLLNMMVQWAYSGYGFTYFDPKGQDSRELLRMLPKHRLEDVVWIEPGSTTHDNTVGMNFLEVPECETTEELENEIENRVENLKAVFDTSDYWGINMEAITESMARAMMKSEKPFSIIDMYFILLNADRREDFALDVEDPYIREFCLEIAEMEEETVRPLLKRIKSWVENSVIRRIIAHRESTINFRDIIDNDRIVIVRTPVENTDIKKMVTLGVMRNLWSAIQRRSYELDTEPDPYFVLCDEFDDIASDNLDIESMLARARSMRLSVTLASQYPSQFEEDTLKAMQNNCDNLLTFSVNDSDDAELLMKRFRDYTAEDLITTDQFKVWTRIPLSGGRYSEPVLIRTFPPYPPLRGTDTVDQIIEQSLKRYGTDPLTDNEILRNLIYREYNEAASPAALTVDRVMAEAIRTVQLREDVREQNGWVPVTDIDAEVIERLEGEDGDTAEGLTTETPLEEFPDVRRESPLIDVDLSAHDDTVVARLTDEGEDVAAPETGDVRSAGGSEHDSLLFDLEATLTKCGFSVEILEQDGSEQPDGTATHPDYDGEFALEAETTTPNRPAKVLQNLKRAQEDDRTPLFVVRPGEESLAHSARRLESMLEAPVRELADGTEQLYNMDELVTFGDGATALGGVTAVRPSTDESTRTVWKREGDERVLSDGETEFIRTPSSTALSKDSIPAYYSFDRETDQYTVYEQGETTVYETKDAFEADWTPIKRPFVPETDLPNPEYGRDSYAIVIQPKDAMPQLYVDGDTVPLAENREALPNADHDPLLGDETDTPLATPQEQQPVDEAPELNPSGDGVDVFVEQFLVADTDGSVSKKDLYQAYVAWAKQHDLDYTNDVWFGRKLSDHLEIGSDRRRKDGERITVHTGIALTETGTRLLEGVQQSEQ; the protein is encoded by the coding sequence ATGGTATTTGATCGGTTCTTCGGACACGGTGGAGAGGACTCGAGTGACGCCCAAAGTAGTGAGTCCCCATCAGGCGATGAAGCATCCGGTGACGACCAGACAGAGAACACGAAGAGCACTCGGTTGTCGTCTGCCAAGCAATCAGCCGCTGGTGAGCAATACCAGATCGCTGACCAGGACACAACTCGCGTCGGTGGCAAACCGATCCTCACGGACACAGCCAACGAAGGCACGGTTGCAGGCCCGTACGTTCGAGAGATGTTCGAAGCCGAGATGTACAACGCACCTGCCCCACTCTGGGTTGGCTACACGGAAGATCCCCAGACTGGCTTTCGTGAGGCCCCGCTTCGGTTTGACTCGCTGTTTCGGCACAACTGGATTGCAGGGACGACCGGCTACGGGAAAACCACCCAACTGTTGAATATGATGGTGCAGTGGGCGTATTCGGGATATGGCTTCACGTACTTCGATCCAAAAGGCCAAGACTCTCGTGAACTCCTCCGGATGCTCCCCAAACACCGTCTCGAGGACGTGGTCTGGATCGAGCCTGGATCGACCACCCACGACAACACGGTCGGGATGAATTTTCTCGAAGTCCCCGAGTGTGAGACGACCGAAGAACTCGAGAACGAGATCGAAAACCGGGTCGAGAACCTGAAAGCGGTCTTCGATACGTCCGACTACTGGGGGATCAACATGGAGGCGATTACCGAGTCGATGGCTCGAGCGATGATGAAGTCCGAGAAACCATTCTCCATCATCGATATGTACTTCATTCTCCTCAACGCTGACCGACGCGAAGATTTCGCACTCGATGTCGAGGATCCCTATATCCGTGAGTTCTGTCTCGAGATTGCGGAGATGGAAGAGGAGACGGTTCGCCCTCTCTTGAAGCGGATCAAATCCTGGGTCGAGAACTCAGTGATTCGCCGGATCATCGCCCATCGCGAGAGTACGATCAACTTCCGCGATATCATCGACAACGACCGGATCGTGATCGTTCGAACGCCGGTTGAGAATACGGATATCAAGAAGATGGTCACACTGGGTGTGATGCGGAATCTCTGGAGTGCTATTCAGCGTCGTTCGTACGAACTTGATACCGAGCCGGATCCCTACTTCGTTCTCTGTGACGAGTTCGACGATATCGCGAGCGATAATCTCGATATCGAGTCGATGCTTGCTCGAGCCCGATCGATGCGGTTGTCGGTGACCTTGGCCTCGCAGTATCCCTCTCAGTTCGAGGAGGACACGCTGAAAGCGATGCAGAACAACTGCGATAACCTCCTCACGTTCTCAGTCAACGACAGCGACGATGCTGAGTTGTTGATGAAACGGTTCCGTGATTATACGGCAGAAGACCTCATCACGACCGACCAGTTCAAAGTCTGGACGCGGATTCCGCTCTCAGGTGGACGCTACTCTGAACCCGTGTTGATCCGGACGTTTCCGCCGTATCCGCCCCTCCGGGGGACAGATACTGTCGATCAGATCATTGAACAGAGTCTCAAGCGGTATGGGACTGACCCGCTGACGGATAACGAGATCCTTCGCAATCTCATCTACCGCGAGTACAATGAGGCGGCAAGTCCCGCTGCGCTTACTGTCGACCGGGTGATGGCGGAAGCGATTCGAACTGTCCAATTGCGGGAGGACGTTCGCGAGCAGAACGGCTGGGTTCCCGTGACTGACATCGACGCAGAAGTGATCGAGCGCTTGGAGGGTGAGGACGGTGATACCGCTGAAGGCCTCACTACAGAGACTCCACTCGAGGAATTCCCTGATGTGCGTCGGGAGTCGCCCCTGATCGATGTCGATCTCAGTGCACACGATGATACGGTCGTCGCTCGGTTGACTGACGAGGGTGAAGATGTTGCGGCACCCGAAACTGGAGATGTGCGCTCTGCAGGTGGCTCGGAACATGATTCTCTCCTGTTCGATCTCGAGGCCACCTTGACGAAGTGTGGCTTCTCTGTCGAGATCCTCGAACAAGATGGGAGCGAACAACCCGATGGGACGGCCACCCATCCTGACTACGATGGTGAGTTTGCTCTCGAAGCCGAAACAACGACGCCGAATAGGCCAGCGAAAGTTCTGCAGAACCTCAAACGAGCGCAAGAGGATGACCGGACCCCACTCTTCGTTGTGCGACCGGGGGAAGAGAGTCTCGCTCACTCAGCGCGTCGGCTCGAGAGTATGCTTGAGGCACCAGTTCGAGAGCTGGCTGATGGCACTGAGCAACTCTACAATATGGATGAACTCGTCACGTTTGGTGATGGAGCCACCGCCCTCGGTGGTGTGACGGCTGTGCGACCATCGACTGATGAGTCAACACGAACGGTCTGGAAACGTGAGGGAGATGAACGCGTTCTCTCGGATGGTGAAACAGAGTTCATTCGTACGCCATCTTCGACTGCTCTCTCGAAAGATAGTATACCAGCCTATTACAGCTTCGACCGTGAGACTGATCAGTATACTGTCTATGAACAGGGGGAAACAACGGTCTACGAGACAAAGGACGCGTTCGAGGCAGACTGGACGCCAATCAAGCGCCCCTTTGTTCCTGAGACTGATTTGCCGAACCCAGAATATGGGCGAGATAGCTATGCCATAGTAATCCAGCCCAAAGACGCAATGCCACAGCTCTATGTCGACGGTGATACGGTTCCACTGGCAGAGAATCGTGAGGCGCTCCCGAACGCAGATCACGACCCTCTACTCGGTGACGAGACGGATACCCCGTTGGCAACTCCTCAAGAGCAGCAGCCAGTAGATGAGGCTCCCGAACTGAATCCTAGTGGTGATGGTGTTGATGTCTTCGTTGAACAATTCCTCGTTGCCGATACCGATGGGTCAGTCTCGAAGAAGGATCTCTACCAGGCCTATGTAGCGTGGGCGAAACAGCATGACCTTGACTACACGAACGACGTCTGGTTTGGACGGAAATTGAGCGACCATCTCGAGATTGGTAGTGATCGACGACGGAAGGATGGAGAACGTATCACTGTTCATACTGGAATTGCACTGACTGAGACAGGAACCCGTCTCCTTGAGGGGGTGCAACAATCAGAACAATGA